From Phaenicophaeus curvirostris isolate KB17595 unplaced genomic scaffold, BPBGC_Pcur_1.0 scaffold_69, whole genome shotgun sequence, one genomic window encodes:
- the ROBO4 gene encoding roundabout homolog 4 isoform X7, with product MAHSWVMALALGLCLTTLRHGGCHPPGAGTAPQSAAALRDNFRLQPGDLVATAGQALELDCVPPLGHPEPHITWKKDGVTLTGDRYVVTNGKLRVAPARRSDSGLYVCVAANTAGERESRSAHVSVLEKPAIVQHPGDAAVVAGSTAELGCGVQGDPAPRVQWHKEHGDLPWGRHEVDREHTLRLYAVTSADAGTYVCTAQSPLGTAAATIRLRVEDRLPTGRQEAVPWDLLAVRLHLDNGTVLPTAAVLLRWRMLMPAPVPEGYLVLYRSLLPVSTSWVQHNAGRELSTIIPRLRRGYKYEFKVRPYAGVTQGVDSNSRHLWVPEEVPSAAPQHITVSQAGTGNSTMVVSWEPPPPEAHNGIIQGYKIWSMSEGWEHPTNRTVDGDTRRLETTFSRPGAEFCVQVAAFNGAGLGVPSNATCSILGLMVGSSGVAQALQQPAVIAAAGSLLWLALLALLLLICQRRASQDAAARRLVSRDSPWLGGPWKPGCGPQTLSSSSSLSSRLLGSDSRDPHPSSLSLEPPSPCGDGGHPGVHSSPSTPGPTPWDRVHKRELHQAHSTPLSPGGPVPIPVSGGEWGADLGLAVRWPQLRVRDDDTTTATVARGDPWQPPVFSSPKLWRDRASLGSGVPRPPVTPPRPPHAWHRPVTRYPKDTSPTTRHPRDRSPVTGRLSPVFSDGVLTPQQVAEDLEMDQDTPCPSPPALTTPRSFSPPHTYGYIYGPPASELGEEEEEEEEEEQPVTRGSPGGSLLNGWGSVSEDNFASTRCSLVSSCDGSFLLDASFARALAVAVDGLCFSLEDTDGGYGGERGLSLPPSPLDEVFLPGIPSPSWDWGTAVGITQRAGTEAAAGTPQHGGRRLASGSPWARGGSETGGTRAQQCRTRQGQGPLSSAKTQLY from the exons ATGGCGCACAGCTGGGTGATGGCTCTGGCCTTGGGGCTCTGCCTCACCACGCTGCGCCACGGAG GCTGCCACCCCCCCGGCGCAGGCACAGCTCCGCAAAGCGCGGCAG CCCTGCGGGACAATTTCCGCCTGCAGCCGGGGGATTTGGTGGCCACTGCGGGGCAAGCTTTGGAGCTGGATTGTGTGCCGCCTTTGGGGCACCCCGAACCCCACATCACCTGGAAAAAGGATGGGGTGACCTTGACTGGTGACCGGTACGTGGTCACCAACGGGAAGTTGCGGGTGGCACCAGCACGACGCAGTGACTCCGGACTCTATGTCTGCGTGGCAGCCAACACAGCGGGTGAGAGGGAGAGCCGCAGCGCCCACGTCTCTGTCCTTG AGAAGCCAGCCATCGTGCAGCACCCAGGTGATGCCGCAGTGGTGgctggcagcactgcagagTTGGGCTGCGGCGTCCAAGGTGACCCGGCACCACGGGTGCAGTGGCACAAGGAGCATGGGGACCTGCCCTGGGGCAG GCACGAGGTGGACCGGGAGCACACGTTGCGCCTCTACGCTGTGACATCTGCCGATGCCGGCACCTACGTGTGCACGGCACAGAGCCCACTGGGCACCGCCGCCGCCACCATCCGCCTCCGCGTGGAGG accggCTGCCGACAGGCCGGCAGGAGGCCGTGCCATGGGACCTGCTGGCCGTGCGCCTGCACCTGGACAATGGCACCGTGCTGCCCACCGCCGCTGTCCTGCTCCGTTGGCGG ATGCTGATGCCGGCGCCGGTGCCAGAGGGCTACCTGGTGCTTTACCGCAGCCTGCTCCCGGTTAGCACCTCCTGGGTCCAACATAACGCCGGCAGGGAGCTCAGCACCATCATTCCCAGGCTCCGCAGGGGCTACAAGTACGAGTTCAAGGTCCGCCCCTATGCTGGGGTGACCCAGGGTGTGGACAGCAACAGCAGGCACCTCTGGGTACCTGAGGAAG TGCCGAGCGCAGCGCCTCAGCACATCACCGTGAGCCAAGCTGGGACAGGGAACAGCACCATGGTCGTGAGCTGGGAGCCACCTCCTCCTGAAGCCCACAATGGCATCATCCAGGGCTACAAG ATATGGTCGATGAGTGAGGGCTGGGAGCACCCCACCAACAGGACAGTGGACGGAGACACCCGCCGCCTGGAAACCACCTTCTCAAGACCTGGGGCTGAATTCTGTGTCCAGGTGGCAGCTTTTAATGgtgcggggctgggggtccccagCAACGCCACCTGCAGCATCCTGG GGCTGATGGTGGGGAGCAGCGGGGTGGCCCAGGCACTGCAGCAGCCTGCGGTCATCGCAGCCGCGGGCTCCCTGCTCTGGTTGGCTTTGctcgccctcctcctcctcatctgcCAACGCCGTGCCAGCCAGGATGCTGCGGCCCGCCG GCTGGTGTCCAGGGACTCGCCGTGGCTCGGAGGACCCTGGAAACCTGGCTGTGGCCCCCAGactctgagcagcagcagcagcctcagcagCCGGCTCCTGGGCAGTGACAGCCGagatccccatccctcct CCCTGTCCTTGGAGCCCCCGAGCCCCTGCGGAGACGGGGGGCACCCCGGGGTGCACTCCTCGCCCAGCACCCCCGGCCCCACGCCCTGGGACCGCGTCCACAAGCGAG AGCTGCACCAGGCGCACAGCACCCCGCTGTCCCCGGGGGGTCCCGTCCCTATCCCTGTGAGCGGAGGCGAGTGGGGTGCAGATTTGGGGCTGGCGGTGAGGTGGCCTCAGCTAAGGGTCCGGGATGATGACACCACCACCGCCACCGTGGCCAGAGGGGACCCGTGGCAGCCGCCGGTCTTCAGTTCCCCAAAACTATGGCGGGACAGGGCCTCGTTGGGCTCTGGTGTCCCCAGGCCACCAGTGACACCTCCGCGACCGCCCCATGCATGGCACCGGCCGGTGACCCG GTACCCCAAGGACACATCTCCAACCACCAGGCACCCAAGGGACAGGTCCCCAGTCACTGGGCGTCTCTCGCCAGTGTTCAGTGATGGGGTCCTCACACCGCAGCAAGTGGCCGAGGACCTTGAGATGGACCAAGACACCCCGTGCCCGAG ccccccagcGCTAACCACACCACGGTCCTTCTCGCCACCGCACACCTATGGCTACATCTATGGGCCACCAGCGTCCGAGctgggtgaggaggaggaggaagaggaggaggaagagcaacCAGTGACAAGGGGCTCGCCAGGGGGGTCATTGCTCAACGGCTGGGGCTCTGTCTCAGAGGACAACTTTGCCAGCACCCGCTGCAGCTTGGTGAGCTCCTGCGATGGCTCCTTTCTCCTGGACGCAAGCTTTGCCCGGGCGCTGGCCGTGGCTGTCGATGGCCTCTGCTTCAGCCTCGAGGACACCGACGGGGGCTACGGGGGTGAGCGAG GTCTCTCACTGCCACCATCACCCTTGGACGAGGTTTTCTTGCCTGGCATCCCCAGCCCATCCTGGGACTGGGGGACAGCGGTGGGGATCACGCAGAGAGCTGGGACGGAGGCAGCTGCGGGCACCCCACAGCACG GTGGCCGCAGGTTGGCGAGTGGCAGCCCGTGGGCCAGAGGGGGCAGTGAGACAGGAGGGACAAGAGCACAGCAGTGCAGGACACGGCAAGGCCAGGGTCCTCTCAGCTCAGCTAAAACCCAGCTTTATTAA
- the ROBO4 gene encoding roundabout homolog 4 isoform X2 codes for MAHSWVMALALGLCLTTLRHGGCHPPGAGTAPQSAAALRDNFRLQPGDLVATAGQALELDCVPPLGHPEPHITWKKDGVTLTGDRYVVTNGKLRVAPARRSDSGLYVCVAANTAGERESRSAHVSVLEKPAIVQHPGDAAVVAGSTAELGCGVQGDPAPRVQWHKEHGDLPWGRHEVDREHTLRLYAVTSADAGTYVCTAQSPLGTAAATIRLRVEDRLPTGRQEAVPWDLLAVRLHLDNGTVLPTAAVLLRWRMLMPAPVPEGYLVLYRSLLPVSTSWVQHNAGRELSTIIPRLRRGYKYEFKVRPYAGVTQGVDSNSRHLWVPEEVPSAAPQHITVSQAGTGNSTMVVSWEPPPPEAHNGIIQGYKIWSMSEGWEHPTNRTVDGDTRRLETTFSRPGAEFCVQVAAFNGAGLGVPSNATCSILGLMVGSSGVAQALQQPAVIAAAGSLLWLALLALLLLICQRRASQDAAARRLVSRDSPWLGGPWKPGCGPQTLSSSSSLSSRLLGSDSRDPHPSSLSLEPPSPCGDGGHPGVHSSPSTPGPTPWDRVHKRELHQAHSTPLSPGGPVPIPVSGGEWGADLGLAVRWPQLRVRDDDTTTATVARGDPWQPPVFSSPKLWRDRASLGSGVPRPPVTPPRPPHAWHRPVTRSPATALPRDTSPASRCPKDTSSVTEISRDMSSATRCPRDTSPVSGIPRDMSPIIRHPKDTSPATGIPKNMSPATRHPKDSGPVTGIPRDVSLVTRHLREMSLVSENLNDMFLATRHPKEPPANTRCPKDTSLVTDSPREVSLVTRQRRDMSLVSENPKGMFLAIRHPKDSSPTTRHPRDTVLATRQSEGTSLVTKCSKDMSPATIHPRDTSPVRRHQRDMSPATRHPKDIFLASGHPRDTSPVTRLPKEKSPATRYAKDMSPDTRHTRDSPPIIRHPEEMAPATSPCKDMFLVTRYPKDVSLATWCPRDLSPMIRYPRDMLLITRYPEDVSADTRHPRDTSAATGHPRDTSPVTRHPEEMSPVSGHWRDMFSGDRYPKNVFLAASHSRDPSLVIRHPRSMFPASRYPKDTSPTTRHPRDRSPVTGRLSPVFSDGVLTPQQVAEDLEMDQDTPCPSPPALTTPRSFSPPHTYGYIYGPPASELGEEEEEEEEEEQPVTRGSPGGSLLNGWGSVSEDNFASTRCSLVSSCDGSFLLDASFARALAVAVDGLCFSLEDTDGGYGGERGLSLPPSPLDEVFLPGIPSPSWDWGTAVGITQRAGTEAAAGTPQHGGRRLASGSPWARGGSETGGTRAQQCRTRQGQGPLSSAKTQLY; via the exons ATGGCGCACAGCTGGGTGATGGCTCTGGCCTTGGGGCTCTGCCTCACCACGCTGCGCCACGGAG GCTGCCACCCCCCCGGCGCAGGCACAGCTCCGCAAAGCGCGGCAG CCCTGCGGGACAATTTCCGCCTGCAGCCGGGGGATTTGGTGGCCACTGCGGGGCAAGCTTTGGAGCTGGATTGTGTGCCGCCTTTGGGGCACCCCGAACCCCACATCACCTGGAAAAAGGATGGGGTGACCTTGACTGGTGACCGGTACGTGGTCACCAACGGGAAGTTGCGGGTGGCACCAGCACGACGCAGTGACTCCGGACTCTATGTCTGCGTGGCAGCCAACACAGCGGGTGAGAGGGAGAGCCGCAGCGCCCACGTCTCTGTCCTTG AGAAGCCAGCCATCGTGCAGCACCCAGGTGATGCCGCAGTGGTGgctggcagcactgcagagTTGGGCTGCGGCGTCCAAGGTGACCCGGCACCACGGGTGCAGTGGCACAAGGAGCATGGGGACCTGCCCTGGGGCAG GCACGAGGTGGACCGGGAGCACACGTTGCGCCTCTACGCTGTGACATCTGCCGATGCCGGCACCTACGTGTGCACGGCACAGAGCCCACTGGGCACCGCCGCCGCCACCATCCGCCTCCGCGTGGAGG accggCTGCCGACAGGCCGGCAGGAGGCCGTGCCATGGGACCTGCTGGCCGTGCGCCTGCACCTGGACAATGGCACCGTGCTGCCCACCGCCGCTGTCCTGCTCCGTTGGCGG ATGCTGATGCCGGCGCCGGTGCCAGAGGGCTACCTGGTGCTTTACCGCAGCCTGCTCCCGGTTAGCACCTCCTGGGTCCAACATAACGCCGGCAGGGAGCTCAGCACCATCATTCCCAGGCTCCGCAGGGGCTACAAGTACGAGTTCAAGGTCCGCCCCTATGCTGGGGTGACCCAGGGTGTGGACAGCAACAGCAGGCACCTCTGGGTACCTGAGGAAG TGCCGAGCGCAGCGCCTCAGCACATCACCGTGAGCCAAGCTGGGACAGGGAACAGCACCATGGTCGTGAGCTGGGAGCCACCTCCTCCTGAAGCCCACAATGGCATCATCCAGGGCTACAAG ATATGGTCGATGAGTGAGGGCTGGGAGCACCCCACCAACAGGACAGTGGACGGAGACACCCGCCGCCTGGAAACCACCTTCTCAAGACCTGGGGCTGAATTCTGTGTCCAGGTGGCAGCTTTTAATGgtgcggggctgggggtccccagCAACGCCACCTGCAGCATCCTGG GGCTGATGGTGGGGAGCAGCGGGGTGGCCCAGGCACTGCAGCAGCCTGCGGTCATCGCAGCCGCGGGCTCCCTGCTCTGGTTGGCTTTGctcgccctcctcctcctcatctgcCAACGCCGTGCCAGCCAGGATGCTGCGGCCCGCCG GCTGGTGTCCAGGGACTCGCCGTGGCTCGGAGGACCCTGGAAACCTGGCTGTGGCCCCCAGactctgagcagcagcagcagcctcagcagCCGGCTCCTGGGCAGTGACAGCCGagatccccatccctcct CCCTGTCCTTGGAGCCCCCGAGCCCCTGCGGAGACGGGGGGCACCCCGGGGTGCACTCCTCGCCCAGCACCCCCGGCCCCACGCCCTGGGACCGCGTCCACAAGCGAG AGCTGCACCAGGCGCACAGCACCCCGCTGTCCCCGGGGGGTCCCGTCCCTATCCCTGTGAGCGGAGGCGAGTGGGGTGCAGATTTGGGGCTGGCGGTGAGGTGGCCTCAGCTAAGGGTCCGGGATGATGACACCACCACCGCCACCGTGGCCAGAGGGGACCCGTGGCAGCCGCCGGTCTTCAGTTCCCCAAAACTATGGCGGGACAGGGCCTCGTTGGGCTCTGGTGTCCCCAGGCCACCAGTGACACCTCCGCGACCGCCCCATGCATGGCACCGGCCGGTGACCCG GTCCCCAGCCACAGCACTCCCCAGGGACACGTCCCCGGCCAGCAGGTGCCCCAAGGACACGTCCTCAGTCACTGAGATCTCCAGGGACATGTCCTCAGCCACCAGGTGCCCCAGGGACACGTCCCCAGTCAGTGGGATCCCCAGGGACATGTCCCCCATCATCAGGCATCCCAAGGACACATCCCCAGCCACTGGGATCCCCAAGAATATGTCCCCAGCCACCAGGCACCCCAAGGACTCAGGCCCAGTCACTGGGATCCCCAGGGATGTGTCACTGGTCACCAGGCACCTCCGGGAAATGTCTCTGGTGTCCGAGAACCTCAATGACATGTTCTTGGCCACCAGGCACCCCAAAGAGCCACCAGCAAACACCAGGTGCCCCAAGGACACATCCCTGGTCACTGACAGCCCCAGGGAAGTGTCACTGGTCACCAGGCAAcgcagggacatgtccctggTCTCTGAGAACCCCAAGGGCATGTTCCTGGCCATCAGGCACCCCAAGGACTCATCACCCACCACCAGGCACCCGAGGGACACAGTCTTGGCCACTAGGCAATCTGAGGGCACGTCCCTGGTCACCAAGTGCTCCAAGGACATGTCCCCAGCCACCATCCACCCCAGAGACACATCACCAGTGAGGAGACACCAGAGAGACATGTCGCCAGCCACCAGGCACCCCAAGGACATCTTCCTGGCCAGTGGACACCCAAGAGACACATCCCCAGTCACTAGGCTACCCAAGGAGAAGTCACCAGCCACCAG GTATGCAAAGGACATGTCCCCGGATACCAGGCACACCAGGGATTCACCCCCCATCATCAGGCACCCCGAGGAGATGGCCCCAGCCACCAGTCCCTGCAAGGACATGTTCTTGGTCACCAGGTACCCCAAGGATGTGTCCCTGGCCACCTGGTGTCCTAGGGACCTATCACCAATGATCAGGTACCCAAGGGACATGTTACTGATCACCAGGTACCCCGAAGACGTGTCAGCAGACACCAGGCATCCCAGGGACACATCCGCAGCCACTGGGCACCCAAGGGACACATCTCCAGTCACTAGGCACCCTGAAGAGATGTCCCCAGTCTCTGGTCACTGGAGAGACATGTTCTCAGGCGACAGGTACCCCAAGAATGTGTTCCTAGCTGCCAGCCACTCCAGGGACCCATCACTGGTGATCAGGCACCCCAGGTCCATGTTCCCGGCCAGCAGGTACCCCAAGGACACATCTCCAACCACCAGGCACCCAAGGGACAGGTCCCCAGTCACTGGGCGTCTCTCGCCAGTGTTCAGTGATGGGGTCCTCACACCGCAGCAAGTGGCCGAGGACCTTGAGATGGACCAAGACACCCCGTGCCCGAG ccccccagcGCTAACCACACCACGGTCCTTCTCGCCACCGCACACCTATGGCTACATCTATGGGCCACCAGCGTCCGAGctgggtgaggaggaggaggaagaggaggaggaagagcaacCAGTGACAAGGGGCTCGCCAGGGGGGTCATTGCTCAACGGCTGGGGCTCTGTCTCAGAGGACAACTTTGCCAGCACCCGCTGCAGCTTGGTGAGCTCCTGCGATGGCTCCTTTCTCCTGGACGCAAGCTTTGCCCGGGCGCTGGCCGTGGCTGTCGATGGCCTCTGCTTCAGCCTCGAGGACACCGACGGGGGCTACGGGGGTGAGCGAG GTCTCTCACTGCCACCATCACCCTTGGACGAGGTTTTCTTGCCTGGCATCCCCAGCCCATCCTGGGACTGGGGGACAGCGGTGGGGATCACGCAGAGAGCTGGGACGGAGGCAGCTGCGGGCACCCCACAGCACG GTGGCCGCAGGTTGGCGAGTGGCAGCCCGTGGGCCAGAGGGGGCAGTGAGACAGGAGGGACAAGAGCACAGCAGTGCAGGACACGGCAAGGCCAGGGTCCTCTCAGCTCAGCTAAAACCCAGCTTTATTAA
- the ROBO4 gene encoding roundabout homolog 4 isoform X6 gives MAHSWVMALALGLCLTTLRHGGCHPPGAGTAPQSAAALRDNFRLQPGDLVATAGQALELDCVPPLGHPEPHITWKKDGVTLTGDRYVVTNGKLRVAPARRSDSGLYVCVAANTAGERESRSAHVSVLDRLPTGRQEAVPWDLLAVRLHLDNGTVLPTAAVLLRWRMLMPAPVPEGYLVLYRSLLPVSTSWVQHNAGRELSTIIPRLRRGYKYEFKVRPYAGVTQGVDSNSRHLWVPEEVPSAAPQHITVSQAGTGNSTMVVSWEPPPPEAHNGIIQGYKIWSMSEGWEHPTNRTVDGDTRRLETTFSRPGAEFCVQVAAFNGAGLGVPSNATCSILGLMVGSSGVAQALQQPAVIAAAGSLLWLALLALLLLICQRRASQDAAARRLVSRDSPWLGGPWKPGCGPQTLSSSSSLSSRLLGSDSRDPHPSSLSLEPPSPCGDGGHPGVHSSPSTPGPTPWDRVHKRELHQAHSTPLSPGGPVPIPVSGGEWGADLGLAVRWPQLRVRDDDTTTATVARGDPWQPPVFSSPKLWRDRASLGSGVPRPPVTPPRPPHAWHRPVTRSPATALPRDTSPASRCPKDTSSVTEISRDMSSATRCPRDTSPVSGIPRDMSPIIRHPKDTSPATGIPKNMSPATRHPKDSGPVTGIPRDVSLVTRHLREMSLVSENLNDMFLATRHPKEPPANTRCPKDTSLVTDSPREVSLVTRQRRDMSLVSENPKGMFLAIRHPKDSSPTTRHPRDTVLATRQSEGTSLVTKCSKDMSPATIHPRDTSPVRRHQRDMSPATRHPKDIFLASGHPRDTSPVTRLPKEKSPATRYLKDMSPSTRYAKDMSPDTRHTRDSPPIIRHPEEMAPATSPCKDMFLVTRYPKDVSLATWCPRDLSPMIRYPRDMLLITRYPEDVSADTRHPRDTSAATGHPRDTSPVTRHPEEMSPVSGHWRDMFSGDRYPKNVFLAASHSRDPSLVIRHPRSMFPASRYPKDTSPTTRHPRDRSPVTGRLSPVFSDGVLTPQQVAEDLEMDQDTPCPSPPALTTPRSFSPPHTYGYIYGPPASELGEEEEEEEEEEQPVTRGSPGGSLLNGWGSVSEDNFASTRCSLVSSCDGSFLLDASFARALAVAVDGLCFSLEDTDGGYGGERGLSLPPSPLDEVFLPGIPSPSWDWGTAVGITQRAGTEAAAGTPQHGGRRLASGSPWARGGSETGGTRAQQCRTRQGQGPLSSAKTQLY, from the exons ATGGCGCACAGCTGGGTGATGGCTCTGGCCTTGGGGCTCTGCCTCACCACGCTGCGCCACGGAG GCTGCCACCCCCCCGGCGCAGGCACAGCTCCGCAAAGCGCGGCAG CCCTGCGGGACAATTTCCGCCTGCAGCCGGGGGATTTGGTGGCCACTGCGGGGCAAGCTTTGGAGCTGGATTGTGTGCCGCCTTTGGGGCACCCCGAACCCCACATCACCTGGAAAAAGGATGGGGTGACCTTGACTGGTGACCGGTACGTGGTCACCAACGGGAAGTTGCGGGTGGCACCAGCACGACGCAGTGACTCCGGACTCTATGTCTGCGTGGCAGCCAACACAGCGGGTGAGAGGGAGAGCCGCAGCGCCCACGTCTCTGTCCTTG accggCTGCCGACAGGCCGGCAGGAGGCCGTGCCATGGGACCTGCTGGCCGTGCGCCTGCACCTGGACAATGGCACCGTGCTGCCCACCGCCGCTGTCCTGCTCCGTTGGCGG ATGCTGATGCCGGCGCCGGTGCCAGAGGGCTACCTGGTGCTTTACCGCAGCCTGCTCCCGGTTAGCACCTCCTGGGTCCAACATAACGCCGGCAGGGAGCTCAGCACCATCATTCCCAGGCTCCGCAGGGGCTACAAGTACGAGTTCAAGGTCCGCCCCTATGCTGGGGTGACCCAGGGTGTGGACAGCAACAGCAGGCACCTCTGGGTACCTGAGGAAG TGCCGAGCGCAGCGCCTCAGCACATCACCGTGAGCCAAGCTGGGACAGGGAACAGCACCATGGTCGTGAGCTGGGAGCCACCTCCTCCTGAAGCCCACAATGGCATCATCCAGGGCTACAAG ATATGGTCGATGAGTGAGGGCTGGGAGCACCCCACCAACAGGACAGTGGACGGAGACACCCGCCGCCTGGAAACCACCTTCTCAAGACCTGGGGCTGAATTCTGTGTCCAGGTGGCAGCTTTTAATGgtgcggggctgggggtccccagCAACGCCACCTGCAGCATCCTGG GGCTGATGGTGGGGAGCAGCGGGGTGGCCCAGGCACTGCAGCAGCCTGCGGTCATCGCAGCCGCGGGCTCCCTGCTCTGGTTGGCTTTGctcgccctcctcctcctcatctgcCAACGCCGTGCCAGCCAGGATGCTGCGGCCCGCCG GCTGGTGTCCAGGGACTCGCCGTGGCTCGGAGGACCCTGGAAACCTGGCTGTGGCCCCCAGactctgagcagcagcagcagcctcagcagCCGGCTCCTGGGCAGTGACAGCCGagatccccatccctcct CCCTGTCCTTGGAGCCCCCGAGCCCCTGCGGAGACGGGGGGCACCCCGGGGTGCACTCCTCGCCCAGCACCCCCGGCCCCACGCCCTGGGACCGCGTCCACAAGCGAG AGCTGCACCAGGCGCACAGCACCCCGCTGTCCCCGGGGGGTCCCGTCCCTATCCCTGTGAGCGGAGGCGAGTGGGGTGCAGATTTGGGGCTGGCGGTGAGGTGGCCTCAGCTAAGGGTCCGGGATGATGACACCACCACCGCCACCGTGGCCAGAGGGGACCCGTGGCAGCCGCCGGTCTTCAGTTCCCCAAAACTATGGCGGGACAGGGCCTCGTTGGGCTCTGGTGTCCCCAGGCCACCAGTGACACCTCCGCGACCGCCCCATGCATGGCACCGGCCGGTGACCCG GTCCCCAGCCACAGCACTCCCCAGGGACACGTCCCCGGCCAGCAGGTGCCCCAAGGACACGTCCTCAGTCACTGAGATCTCCAGGGACATGTCCTCAGCCACCAGGTGCCCCAGGGACACGTCCCCAGTCAGTGGGATCCCCAGGGACATGTCCCCCATCATCAGGCATCCCAAGGACACATCCCCAGCCACTGGGATCCCCAAGAATATGTCCCCAGCCACCAGGCACCCCAAGGACTCAGGCCCAGTCACTGGGATCCCCAGGGATGTGTCACTGGTCACCAGGCACCTCCGGGAAATGTCTCTGGTGTCCGAGAACCTCAATGACATGTTCTTGGCCACCAGGCACCCCAAAGAGCCACCAGCAAACACCAGGTGCCCCAAGGACACATCCCTGGTCACTGACAGCCCCAGGGAAGTGTCACTGGTCACCAGGCAAcgcagggacatgtccctggTCTCTGAGAACCCCAAGGGCATGTTCCTGGCCATCAGGCACCCCAAGGACTCATCACCCACCACCAGGCACCCGAGGGACACAGTCTTGGCCACTAGGCAATCTGAGGGCACGTCCCTGGTCACCAAGTGCTCCAAGGACATGTCCCCAGCCACCATCCACCCCAGAGACACATCACCAGTGAGGAGACACCAGAGAGACATGTCGCCAGCCACCAGGCACCCCAAGGACATCTTCCTGGCCAGTGGACACCCAAGAGACACATCCCCAGTCACTAGGCTACCCAAGGAGAAGTCACCAGCCACCAG GTACCTGAAAGACATGTCACCGTCCACCAGGTATGCAAAGGACATGTCCCCGGATACCAGGCACACCAGGGATTCACCCCCCATCATCAGGCACCCCGAGGAGATGGCCCCAGCCACCAGTCCCTGCAAGGACATGTTCTTGGTCACCAGGTACCCCAAGGATGTGTCCCTGGCCACCTGGTGTCCTAGGGACCTATCACCAATGATCAGGTACCCAAGGGACATGTTACTGATCACCAGGTACCCCGAAGACGTGTCAGCAGACACCAGGCATCCCAGGGACACATCCGCAGCCACTGGGCACCCAAGGGACACATCTCCAGTCACTAGGCACCCTGAAGAGATGTCCCCAGTCTCTGGTCACTGGAGAGACATGTTCTCAGGCGACAGGTACCCCAAGAATGTGTTCCTAGCTGCCAGCCACTCCAGGGACCCATCACTGGTGATCAGGCACCCCAGGTCCATGTTCCCGGCCAGCAGGTACCCCAAGGACACATCTCCAACCACCAGGCACCCAAGGGACAGGTCCCCAGTCACTGGGCGTCTCTCGCCAGTGTTCAGTGATGGGGTCCTCACACCGCAGCAAGTGGCCGAGGACCTTGAGATGGACCAAGACACCCCGTGCCCGAG ccccccagcGCTAACCACACCACGGTCCTTCTCGCCACCGCACACCTATGGCTACATCTATGGGCCACCAGCGTCCGAGctgggtgaggaggaggaggaagaggaggaggaagagcaacCAGTGACAAGGGGCTCGCCAGGGGGGTCATTGCTCAACGGCTGGGGCTCTGTCTCAGAGGACAACTTTGCCAGCACCCGCTGCAGCTTGGTGAGCTCCTGCGATGGCTCCTTTCTCCTGGACGCAAGCTTTGCCCGGGCGCTGGCCGTGGCTGTCGATGGCCTCTGCTTCAGCCTCGAGGACACCGACGGGGGCTACGGGGGTGAGCGAG GTCTCTCACTGCCACCATCACCCTTGGACGAGGTTTTCTTGCCTGGCATCCCCAGCCCATCCTGGGACTGGGGGACAGCGGTGGGGATCACGCAGAGAGCTGGGACGGAGGCAGCTGCGGGCACCCCACAGCACG GTGGCCGCAGGTTGGCGAGTGGCAGCCCGTGGGCCAGAGGGGGCAGTGAGACAGGAGGGACAAGAGCACAGCAGTGCAGGACACGGCAAGGCCAGGGTCCTCTCAGCTCAGCTAAAACCCAGCTTTATTAA